From Penicillium psychrofluorescens genome assembly, chromosome: 1, one genomic window encodes:
- a CDS encoding uncharacterized protein (ID:PFLUO_000615-T1.cds;~source:funannotate) — protein MDIIQKYWANVVASYSPQQIEFIGTFLVQALSFWLPSICYLCLDAVAPAFSQRHKIQPAPKQPTSREIARCFMVVTRNQIISSVLHLGLLFIARRSGAGSSYRIESSLPGPVEICRDAILCLLMREAMFYYSHRLLHVPYFYKRIHKQHHRFTAPIALAAQFAHPIEQIFANVLPISLPPQLLRSHVVTFWIFLAFELVETATVHSGYDFFRNRAKMHDLHHEKFNLNYGSIGLLDWVHGTNQLEKRRTE, from the coding sequence ATGGATATTATCCAGAAATACTGGGCCAATGTCGTGGCGAGCTACTCGCCCCAGCAGATCGAGTTCATCGGCACGTTTCTAGTCCAGGCGCTATCCTTCTGGCTCCCGTCCATCTGCTATCTGTGCCTGGATGCTGTCGCACCCGCTTTTTCCCAGCGGCACAAGATTCAGCCCGCCCCGAAACAGCCCACGAGCCGCGAGATCGCGCGCTGTTTCATGGTCGTGACGCGGAACCAGATCATCTCCTCGgtcctccatctcggcctccttTTCATCGCCCGCCGCTCCGGCGCCGGCTCGTCATATCGCATCGAGTCCTCCCTCCCCGGTCCCGTCGAGATATGTCGCGATGCCATCCTATGTCTCCTAATGCGCGAGGCCATGTTCTACTACAGCCACCGCCTGCTGCACGTCCCCTACTTCTACAAGCGCATCCACAAGCAACACCACCGCTTCACGGCGCCGATCGCGCTGGCGGCGCAGTTCGCACATCCGATCGAGCAGATCTTCGCCAATGTGCTCCCCATCTCGCTTCCGCCGCAGCTCCTGCGCAGCCATGTGGTTACCTTTTGGATCTTCCTGGCGTTCGAGCTGGTCGAAACGGCTACCGTGCACAGTGGCTATGATTTCTTCCGGAACAGGGCCAAGATGCACGATTTGCATCATGAGAAGTTCAATTTGAATTATGGGTCGATTGGTTTGCTGGACTGGGTCCATGGGACGAATCAGTTAGAGAAACGAAGGACAGAGTAG
- a CDS encoding uncharacterized protein (ID:PFLUO_000612-T1.cds;~source:funannotate) gives MCKELNVDVLVIGAGPTGLGAAKRLNQINGPSWLIIDSNTKPGGLASTDTTPEGFLYDVGGHVIFSHYKYFDDCLDEALPKESDWYTHQRISYCRYKGLWVPYPFQNNISILSKDDQVKCIDALIDAALDARVANTKPQNFDEWNIRNVGAEITNIFMRPYNFKVWAVPPSQMQCSWLGERVAAPNLKSLVNNVIMNKVAGNWGPNATFRFPARDGTGGIWTAVAGTIPDHKKRFGKTGSVTKVNAIGHKVKLEDGTTIKYGKLISTIAVDSLVEMMGDSRGVKLSKELFYSSTNVIGVGIRGERPERIGDKCWLYFPENNCPFYRATIFSNYSPLNQPANNIELPTIQLANGQKADAAAKPGPYWSIMLEVSESSMKPVDQKILLAESIQGLINTEMVNPEDEIVSTYHRRFDHGYPTPSLERDGALSELLPHLYDQDILSRGRFGSWKYEVGNQDHSFMLGVEAVDNVVNGAVELTLNHPDFVNGRKNTERRLVDGAQVFQKQNLELRQK, from the exons ATGTGCAAAGAACT GAATGTTGATGTGCTCGTTATCGGTGCAGGGCCTACGGGACTGGGCGCGGCCAAGCGTTTGAATCAGATT AATGGCCCGTCGTGGTTGATTATCGACTCGAACACGAAGCCCGGTGGCCTGGCGTCGACCGACACCACCCCGGAAGGCTTC CTCTACGATGTCGGTGGCCAcgtcatcttctcccactACAAATACTTCGACGACTGCCTCGATGAAGCTCTCCCTAAAGAATCCGACTGGTACACCCACCAGCGCATCTCCTACTGCCGCTACAAGGGACTATGGGTGCCCTACCCCTTCCAAAACAATATATCCATCCTCTCGAAAGACGACCAGGTTAAGTGCATTGACGCCCTGATCGATGCTGCCCTGGATGCCCGCGTCGCCAACACCAAGCCCCAGAACTTCGATGAGTGGAACATCCGCAATGTCGGAGCGGAAATCACGAACATTTTCATGCGACCCTATAACTTCAAGGTGTGGGCCGTGCCCCCGAGCCAA ATGCAATGTTCCTGGCTGGGCGAGCGTGTCGCCGCGCCGAACCTCAAATCCCTCGTCAACAACGTGATCATGAACAAGGTCGCCGGAAACTGGGGTCCGAACGCTACTTTCCGCTTCCCAGCTCGCGACGGAACCGGTGGTATCTGGACCGCAGTTGCGGGAACCATCCCCGATCATAAGAAGCGGTTTGGCAAGACCGGCAGCGTGACCAAGGTCAATGCTATAGGCCACAAGGTCAAGCTGGAGGACGGCACGACCATAAAGTATGGCAAGCTCATCTCGACTATAGCTGTGGACTCCttggtggagatgatgggtGATTCCCGGGGCGTGAAGCTGTCCAAGGAGCTCTTCTACTCCAGCACCAATGTTATCGGTGTTGGTATCCGTGGTGAGCGGCCGGAGCGGATTGGTGACAAGTGTTGG CTCTACTTTCCCGAAAACAACTGCCCCTTCTACCGAGCTACCATTTTCTCCAACTACTCGCCCTTGAACCAGCCGGCCAACAACATCGAGCTGCCTACCATCCAGCTCGCTAATGGCCAGAAGGCtgacgccgccgccaagcCAGGCCCATACTGGTCGATCATGCTAGAGGTTTCCGAATCTTCGATGAAGCCGGTGGACCAGAAGATCCTGTTGGCGGAGAGCATCCAGGGTCTGATCAACACCGAGAT GGTCAACCCAGAAGACGAAATAGTCAGCACCTACCACCGCCGCTTCGACCACGGCTATCCAACCCCCAGCCTGGAGCGCGACGGCGCTTTGAGCGAGCTCCTCCCGCACCTGTACGACCAGGACATCCTGTCACGCGGCCGTTTCGGATCCTGGAAGTACGAAGTCGGGAACCAAGACCACTCGTTTATGCTTGGTGTTGAGGCGGTGGACAACGTTGTCAACGGTGCTGTCGAGCTCACGCTGAACCACCCCGATTTTGTGAACGGGCGCAAGAATACCGAGCGTCGGCTCGTCGATGGGGCGCAGGTGTTTCAGAAGCAGAACTTGGAGCTTCGGCAGAAGTAA
- a CDS encoding uncharacterized protein (ID:PFLUO_000611-T1.cds;~source:funannotate), with protein sequence MATKALRFLKVSQVQRLHARFVVPNAVPVQPSMLEFVVHSPMNMKYYAKEEDVFRLAANLAEKIMKNHAVQDGNKRTALLAADMFLKINGYFLQKVPFAEDINNKGLADAHVAVVKNQWTAEQLRNYYRSVAARLVLETAEVMQYRSSAIEY encoded by the coding sequence ATGGCTACAAAGGCTCTTCGATTTTTAAAAGTCTCCCAAGTTCAGCGACTCCATGCGAGATTTGTCGTCCCTAATGCCGTTCCTGTGCAGCCAAGCATGCTGGAGTTTGTAGTCCATTCGCCGATGAACATGAAATACTACGCAAAGGAGGAAGACGTTTTTCGGCTTGCTGCGAATCTTGCTGAGAAAATAATGAAAAACCATGCCGTTCAGGACGGAAACAAACGCACCGCCTTACTGGCCGCCGATATGTTTCTAAAAATTAACGGCTACTTCCTCCAAAAGGTACCATTTGCGGAGGATATCAACAACAAGGGGCTAGCAGACGCTCACGTTGCCGTTGTTAAAAATCAATGGACCGCTGAGCAGTTAAGGAACTATTACAGATCAGTGGCAGCGCGTCTTGTTCTGGAGACTGCGGAGGTCATGCAGTATAGAAGCTCTGCTATCGAGTACTAG
- a CDS encoding uncharacterized protein (ID:PFLUO_000613-T1.cds;~source:funannotate), with protein MASTKQLSYRHVFLILALYLITISRAAFIEPKVPDAPTLPEIDPPTIPESDPETIPESDPETIPDTGPEPEDPTTDGGSDGPLVGIGDPSYNPETGTSDTPGGTDHTPLFADEESLEEYSELFDDITDLLSAIESATSSSAATFSHPASIPATRVIAVRTPEPAAATADPTLGCNIFTSYMSICAPTTSATASSSFLDVRATDWAFASCACYSSTYWVPDALDSAAGACAGYTTATGSAVSSGDLAAAATTASRMELFCQSMSNVRNQTSTQFGAVTPTASPSSSVSPSSVHSGSNGNGAGVVRVEPFGLACVAALIMVLGW; from the exons ATGGCGTCAACAAAACAATTATCGTATCGACATGTTTTCCTGATCCTTGCTCTCTATCTAATCACAATTTCACGCGCCGCATTCATTGAGCCCAAAGTCCCAGATGCCCCGACACTTCCAGAGATCGACCCCCCGACAATTCCAGAGAGCGACCCCGAGACAATTCCAGAGAGCGACCCCGAGACAATTCCAGATACcgggccagagccagaagacCCAACAACCGATGGTGGCTCTGACGGTCCCTTAGTAGGTATAGGCGATCCATCATACAATCCCGAAACGGGGACTTCGGACACACCAGGTGGAACCGATCACACTCCGTTGTTCGCGGACGAGG AGTCTCTAGAGGAATACTCCGAACTCTTCGATGATATCACCGACCTTCTGAGCGCCATTGAATCTgcaacctcctccagcgccgcgaCATTCTCCCATCCAGCTAGCATACCCGCAACACGCGTTATCGCAGTGAGAACACCAGAACCCGCAGCCGCAACCGCAGATCCAACTCTAGGCTGCAACATCTTCACAAGCTACATGTCCATCTGCGCACCAACCACCTCAGCAACGGCAAGCAGCTCCTTCTTAGACGTCCGAGCAACAGACTGGGCCTTCGCCTCCTGCGCCTGCTACTCATCCACATACTGGGTCCCCGACGCTCTCGACAGCGCTGCGGGCGCTTGCGCCGGCTATACCACTGCAACTGGCTCGGCGGTCTCGTCGGGAGATCTAGCTGCGGCTGCGACGACTGCTTCGAGGATGGAACTGTTCTGCCAGTCGATGAGTAATGTGCGGAACCAGACCTCTACGCAGTTTGGTGCAGTTACACCTACTGCGTCTCCTAGCTCGAGCGTAAGTCCTTCGAGTGTTCATTCTGGCTCCAATGGAAACGGAGCTGGGGTGGTGCGAGTCGAGCCGTTTGGGTTGGCCTGTGTTGCTGCTCTGATTATGGTTCTGGGATGGTAG
- a CDS encoding uncharacterized protein (ID:PFLUO_000616-T1.cds;~source:funannotate), which yields MHKYIEYMLSHLFSSIQGRDDKLFTAGPAFAEHPEPTIELTCPEVGPSGSQLHVDHSADGAGLFPGLSWPAGSDEIKQYLLVSEDPDAPLPDPIIHGIYYGIAPSVTGVNWEDLELADQSDEPYSLNGGFKYGKNRGGNVYIPPQPMRGHGPHRYFFELIALSQLINVTALSAVPTSVEIQGAIDGNVVGWGEWVGVYERDWE from the coding sequence ATGCACAAGTACATCGAATACATGCTCAGCcacctcttctccagcattcAAGGCCGCGACGACAAGCTCTTCACCGCAGGACCCGCCTTCGCAGAGCACCCGGAGCCAACAATCGAGCTCACCTGCCCAGAAGTAGGCCCGTCCGGATCGCAACTCCACGTGGACCACTCAGCCGACGGTGCAGGGCTTTTCCCGGGGCTGAGCTGGCCCGCGGGCTCGGACGAAATCAAGCAGTACCTGCTTGTCAGCGAGGACCCGGATGCGCCGCTGCCCGATCCCATCATCCACGGCATCTACTACGGCATCGCGCCAAGCGTGACGGGCGTCAACTGGGAGGATCTCGAGTTGGCTGATCAGAGTGACGAGCCTTACTCCCTCAACGGCGGTTTCAAGTATGGCAAGAACCGCGGGGGCAATGTCTACATCCCGCCTCAGCCGATGCGCGGGCATGGGCCGCATCGGTATTTCTTTGAGCTCATTGCGCTCTCCCAATTGATTAATGTTACTGCGCTGAGTGCTGTGCCGACTTCGGTGGAGATTCAGGGAGCCATTGACGGGAATGTGGTTGGCTGGGGAGAGTGG
- a CDS encoding uncharacterized protein (ID:PFLUO_000614-T1.cds;~source:funannotate), giving the protein MKTTVTSVATAVLLGASAVLGSSVTPITVKGNAFFQGTNRFYIRGVDYQPGGSSKLADPIADAEGCKRDIQKFKDLGLNTVRVYSVDNSQDHDECMNALAEAGIYLVLDVNTPKYAINRAEPKTSYNDVYLQYVFATVEMFAKYDNTLAFFSGNEVINDGPSSKSAPYVKAVTRDIRTYLRARKLRHVPVGYSAADVDTNRLEMAEYMNCGPDDERSDFFAFNDYSWCDPSSFTTSGWDQKVKNFTGYGIPLFLSEYGCNTNERKFEEVSALYSTEMTSVYSGGLVYEYSEESSNYGLVKISGNNVKELPDYDALKTAYSKTANPKGDGNYNSTGGANPCPAKNSPSWDVEGDSLPAMPAPAKKYLTQGAGKGKGFSGSGSMEAGTQSTGTAAPGSGSVSEDSSSSSSSSGASSSAAAVAVKPIGLSTASMVMGLVTALSTLFGASLILL; this is encoded by the exons ATGAAGACCACCGTCACCTCCGTGGCCACTGCCGTCCTTCTGGGCGCTTCTGCCGTCCTGGGAAGCTCAGTCACCCCCATCACCGTCAAGGGCAATGCCTTCTTCCAAGGCACCAATCGTTTCTACATCCGTGGTGTGGACTATCAGCCCGGCGGCTCCTCCAAGCTGGCCGATCCCATCGCCGACGCGGAGGGCTGCAAGCGCGATATCCAGAAATTCAAAGACCTGGGCCTAAACACCGTTCGTGTTTATTCGGTGGACAACTCCCAGGACCACGATGAGTGCATGAACGCGCTCGCGGAGGCGGGTATCTACCTCGTTCTCGATGTCAACACACCCAAGTACGCCATTAACCGCGCCGAACCCAAGACGTCGTACAATGATGTCTACCTGCAGTACGTCTTTGCCACGGTGGAGATGTTCGCCAAGTACGACAACACGCTGGCCTTCTTTTCTGGCAATGAGGTCATCAACGATGGTCCTTCCTCCAAGTCTGCCCCTTACGTCAAGGCTGTCACTCGCGATATTCGTACCTACCTCCGTGCTCGGAAACTGCGCCATGTGCCCGTTGGATATTCCGCG GCCGATGTCGACACCAACCgcctggagatggccgagtaCATGAACTGCGGCCCGGACGACGAGCGCAGcgacttcttcgccttcaaCGACTACTCATGGTGTGATCCTTCCTCGTTCACCACCTCGGGCTGGGACCAGAAGGTCAAGAACTTCACCGGTTATGGGATTCCACTCTTCCTGTCCGAGTACGGCTGCAACACCAACGAGCGCAAGTTCGAGGAAGTCAGTGCCCTGTACTCCACCGAAATGACCTCCGTCTACTCTGGCGGATTGGTCTACGAGTACTCCGAGGAATCGAGCAACTACGGTCTCGTCAAGATCAGCGGCAACAACGTCAAGGAGCTTCCCGACTATGACGCCCTCAAGACCGCCTACTCCAAGACCGCCAACCCCAAGGGTGATGGTAACTACAACTCAACCGGCGGTGCTAACCCCTGCCCAGCGAAGAACTCGCCCAGCTGGGATGTCGAAGGCGATTCTCTCCCTGCCATGCCCGCCCCTGCCAAGAAGTACCTGACGCAGGGAGCTGGCAAGGGCAAGGGATTTAGCGGCAGCGGTAGCATGGAAGCAGGCACCCAGTCCACCGGCACTGCAGCTCCCGGCTCAGGCTCAGTGTCTGAAGATAGCTCCTCCAGCAGTTCTTCTAGCGGTGCCTCATCTAGCGCTGCCGCTGTTGCCGTTAAGCCTATCGGTCTGAGCACGGCTTCTATGGTCATGGGCCTGGTGACGGCTCTCTCGACGCTGTTCGGCGCCAGCTTGATTCTTCTGTAG